A part of Micromonospora chersina genomic DNA contains:
- a CDS encoding phosphatase PAP2 family protein — protein sequence MTDAVVTDVPDVSADWYHDIVEFADRTPEPVHWFAVHFTEGAVILLGVLLVLAALSRLVGGDLRGRALALAAPVAVVCAYASSEGLKTLVAEDRPCRSPADLVIVAGHCPPAGDWSFPSNHATIAGALAATALLLHRRIGLVAVPLAALAAFSRTFVGVHYPHDVAAGLLLGVLVGTLLTPVLARPVADVLRWRIRRAAARPDVRPARR from the coding sequence ATGACTGACGCCGTGGTGACCGACGTTCCGGATGTCAGTGCCGACTGGTACCACGACATCGTCGAGTTCGCCGACCGCACGCCGGAACCGGTCCACTGGTTCGCCGTGCACTTCACCGAGGGGGCCGTGATCCTGCTCGGGGTGCTGCTGGTGCTGGCCGCGCTGTCCCGGCTGGTCGGCGGCGACCTCCGGGGCCGGGCGCTCGCCCTGGCCGCACCGGTCGCTGTGGTCTGCGCGTACGCGTCCAGCGAGGGGTTGAAGACCCTCGTGGCCGAGGACCGGCCCTGCCGCAGCCCCGCCGACCTGGTGATCGTGGCCGGGCACTGCCCGCCGGCCGGCGACTGGTCGTTCCCGAGCAACCACGCCACCATCGCGGGCGCGCTGGCCGCCACCGCGCTGCTGCTGCACCGCCGGATCGGCCTGGTGGCCGTCCCGCTGGCCGCGCTGGCCGCGTTCTCCCGCACCTTCGTGGGCGTGCACTACCCGCACGACGTGGCCGCTGGCCTGCTGCTCGGAGTGCTGGTGGGCACCCTGCTCACCCCGGTGCTGGCCCGCCCGGTGGCCGACGTGCTGCGCTGGCGGATCCGCCGCGCCGCCGCCCGCCCGGACGTGCGGCCCGCCCGGCGCTGA
- a CDS encoding prepilin peptidase — protein MTAGRVRAAAPTAPARRPAVRLSAALAVVPLLRLAVARYAVPPGVPDRAGCDGCGAPIGMDRPLPALGPAARCPSCRARVGAAPMVVEVAVVAAVAAVTLTGGPAGVRAAVAWWLAWAVPLALVDAAVHRLPDRLTWPAAAGVWVLLGAAGLAGAGPGPWLRATAAGLALGAGFAATTLLLGRRGFGLGDAKLALGAGALLGWHGWPVLVAGLVLAVTLSAVAGLALLAARRVRWSSHLPFGPSLILGTALALVLTT, from the coding sequence ATGACCGCCGGGCGGGTCCGCGCCGCCGCACCGACGGCCCCCGCCCGCCGTCCAGCCGTCCGGCTGTCGGCCGCGCTGGCGGTCGTACCGCTGCTGCGGCTGGCGGTCGCCCGGTACGCCGTACCCCCGGGTGTGCCGGACCGGGCGGGGTGCGACGGCTGCGGCGCGCCGATCGGCATGGACCGGCCGCTGCCGGCGCTCGGGCCGGCGGCCCGCTGCCCGTCCTGCCGGGCGCGAGTCGGCGCGGCGCCGATGGTGGTGGAGGTGGCAGTGGTCGCGGCCGTGGCGGCGGTGACGCTCACCGGCGGGCCGGCCGGCGTGCGGGCGGCCGTCGCCTGGTGGCTCGCCTGGGCGGTGCCGCTGGCCCTTGTCGACGCGGCGGTGCACCGGCTCCCCGACCGATTGACCTGGCCCGCGGCGGCCGGGGTGTGGGTGCTGCTCGGGGCCGCCGGGCTGGCCGGTGCCGGCCCGGGGCCCTGGTTACGGGCCACCGCGGCCGGGCTCGCCCTCGGCGCGGGATTCGCGGCGACCACCCTGCTGCTCGGCCGGCGTGGGTTCGGCCTCGGCGACGCCAAGCTGGCGCTCGGCGCCGGGGCGCTGCTCGGCTGGCACGGCTGGCCGGTGCTGGTGGCGGGGCTGGTGCTCGCCGTCACCCTCTCGGCGGTGGCCGGCCTTGCCCTGCTGGCGGCCCGCCGGGTCCGCTGGTCGAGCCACCTGCCGTTCGGCCCGTCCCTGATCCTCGGCACCGCCCTCGCCCTCGTCCTGACGACGTGA